The Primulina eburnea isolate SZY01 chromosome 13, ASM2296580v1, whole genome shotgun sequence genome includes a region encoding these proteins:
- the LOC140810623 gene encoding uncharacterized protein: MIIWPGKLAVLVQTPHIFEPNLEVITEESSEDIQVTPDSRKSGGEATTSRGVADNLGREIGSSSQTQQRFEPNLEGIPEEFAGDIQVTPDARLSGGEATTSRDDGVRPLAETVTLKVNYSLARVSASMLDRSPSRIRGFYGEYEKSFYRPMAIANSRVTFFHFNEAVRGLLEMQIRHPEVMSADDSLMDTHFCDAISVLAEDIDFKIDLSRLVSIVKGSDPK, translated from the exons ATGATAATCTGGCCAGGGAAATTGGCAGTACTAGTCCAAACACCACATATATTTGAGCCTAACCTTGAGGTCATTACAGAGGAGTCCTCAGAAG ATATTCAAGTTACTCCGGATTCGCGTAAGTCAGGTGGCGAGGCGACCACGTCGAGAG GTGTGGCTGACAATTTGGGCAGGGAAATTGGCAGTAGTAGCCAAACCCAACAGAGATTTGAGCCTAACCTTGAAGGCATTCCAGAGGAGTTCGCAGGAG ATATTCAAGTGACTCCAGATGCGCGTCTGTCAGGAGGCGAGGCGACCACCTCGAGAG ATGACGGTGTGAGGCCACTTGCGGAGACTGTGACACTAAAGGTTAACTACTCTCTTGCGCGAGTTAGTGCATCGATGCTCGACCGTTCGCCTAGTAGGATTCGAGGTTTTTACGGCGAATATGAGAAGTCGTTCTACAGGCCCATGGCGATCGCAAACTCGCGTGTCACTTTCTTt CACTTCAACGAAGCTGTCCGTGGATTGCTTGAGATGCAGATTCGACATCCTGAAGTGATGTCGGCAGATGATTCGTTGATGGACACTCATTTCTGCGATGCGATCTCAGTTTTGGCCGAAGATATCGATTTCAAAATAGATCTATCACGGCTCGTGAGCATAGTCAAAGGTAGTGATCCAAAATGA
- the LOC140809093 gene encoding uncharacterized protein, protein MSNQIVETGSDDFWMVVRKRPVRFSLLEYCLLTGLDCGTEPVDVPEGGVFRSIHFAGKSDIILSDLEAKMSVQVQNETDVDVEKLKMASLYFCCFVFGEGTRKKTNKIDPKHLRLIDDLDRFNSYPWGRVALRDAVRCLKKDLLGRYNYLTEAQGGKEVNGSFLVGGFVLPLQILAYEYFPSVAQKFAKRRDVDGLMLPRMFQWVTNTWPSTRAPTAVDVNAAFGDCAVDVTTRVLDLWRQGQTVICSEHPVESPSVQHMRFAHSPPSVHHTPPAHASPDVSCIRPGDLNRYSSSTSSPMRTGLRVHFGLNPSRHPSPLEHRFERRLTALEDSVTSMHAKIAAEFIETRAFMRSINQAVVDMKSSLNLGLDELRLSLTQLRS, encoded by the exons ATGAGTAATCAGATCGTTGAGACGGGTAGTGATGATTTTTGGATGGTGGTGCGCAAGAGGCCGGTTAGATTTTCTTTGTTAGAGTATTGTTTATTAACCGGCCTCGATTGTGGTACAGAGCCTGTAGATGTACCAGAGGGAGGTGTCTTTCGCTCCATACACTTTGCCGGTAAGTCTGATATTATTTTGAGTGATTTGGAGGCAAAGATGAGTGTTCAAGTGCAGAATGAGACTGATGTAGACGTGGAGAAGTTAAAGATGGCTAGTCTTTACTTCTGTTGTTTTGTGTTCGGTGAGGGGACTAGGAAAAAAACGAATAAGATCGACCCTAAACACCTAAGGCTTATAGATGATTTGGATAGGTTTAACAGCTATCCGTGGGGTAGAGTAGCCTTGCGTGATGCGGTCCGATGTTTGAAGAAGGACCTTTTAGGGCGATATAATTACCTCACCGAGGCACAGGGTGGGAAAGAAGTTAATGGCAGCTTCCTTGTCGGTGGTTTTGTGCTGCCTCTGCAG ATCCTCGCTTATGAATATTTTCCGAGCGTGGCACAAAAGTTTGCAAAGAGAAGAGATGTGGACGGTTTGATGTTGCCCAGGATGTTTCAGTGGGTGACTAACACGTGGCCGTCAACTCGCGCTCCAACTGCTGTTGATGTCAATGCAGCCTTTGGTGATTGTGCAGTAGAT GTCACCACTCGGGTACTCGACCTTTGGAGGCAGGGTCAGACAGTCATATGTAGCGAGCACCCTGTGGAGTCTCCCTCAGTCCAGCACATGCGTTTCGCACATTCACCTCCCTCTGTCCATCACACACCTCCTGCACATGCTTCTCCTGACGTTTCTTGCATCCGTCCTGGTGATCTCAATAGATACAGCTCTAGCACCAGTTCTCCTATGCGTACGGGTCTTAGAGTCCACTTTGGACTCAATCCTTCCCGCCACCCATCACCCTTGGAGCATCGTTTCGAGCGGCGATTGACTGCGTTGGAGGATTCCGTTACGTCCATGCATGCGAAGATTGCAGCAGAATTTATTGAGACCAGAGCGTTTATGAGGAGTATAAATCAAGCTGTAGTTGACATGAAATCGAGTTTGAATCTTGGTCTCGatgagttgagattgagttTGACTCAGCTTAGGAGCTGA